CCACCGGCCCGGAGGCGTCGAACACCCGCCGCGCGCCGGCCAGCACCCGCCGCGCCAGCGAGGAGGTCAGCCAGGCGGCGCCGGCCAGCAGCGGCTCCAGCGCGCCCAGCTCCCGCAGCACCGCCCCGCCGAGCCGGACGGTGGCCGAGCGCCGGGCGTCGGAGTGCGCCAGCGCCCGTCCCGGCGCGGTGGACCCGCCCTTCTCACGGGCCGCCGCGGCGTCGGTCAGCGCCTCGAACTCCCGCTCCAGCGCCGACATCGCCTCGACCAGCTCGTCCGGAGTGGACGCCCGCGCGACCCGGCCGCGGCCCAGCTCCAACGCCCCCAGCGCGGCGAGGCCGGGTGCGGCCACCTCGGCGGGCACCCCCTCCAGCCACGTCCGCAGGGCGCGTTCGGGGTGGGAGCCTGCGGGGACCTCCAGCCGCCGCACCAGGTACCGGCGGCTTTCCAGCCGCGCCAGGTCGTCGGTGACGTCGCGGCCCAGCTCCTCGCCGATCGCGACGGCGGACCGGGTGCCGTCGCAGAGCGACAGGACCTCCAGCAGCGGCGCGGCCACCGGTTTCGGCGGGCAGCCCGGCAGGGCCGCCTCGCCGTCGCCGACGCGCACGAACGGCACGCGGCGCGGTGCGACCCACGGCGCGAGCGCCGGGTCCTCGCCGAGCACGCGGGCCAGCGCGTCGATCGCCCAGCTGGCGAAGTACACGGTGGTCTCGGCGACCAGCCCCTCTCCGGGGTCGACCTCGACGCCGTCGACGCCGTCGTCCAGCCGACCCCAGCCGACCGGGCCGAAGAAGCCGATGGTGTCGTTCTTGACGCAGAACCGCTGCCAGTAGTGGGAGATCAGCTCCTCGCGCTGCCGGGTGCGGCTGGTGCGCCCGTCACCCGGCTCCCACTCCAGGAACGGCCGCACCGCCCGGCCGAGCACCGCCCGGTTCTGCCAGGCGATCGCGCTCTGGAACGCGTCGCCCGCGGCGATGTCCCGCATCTCCAGCGCCGCCTTGGCCGCCGCCGCCTCGAACGCCGCCTCGAAGACCTCCCACTCCGCGCCCCGCTGGGACTTCGCCGACGCGAACCGGTCGGCCGCCAGCCCCAGCCCTTGCGGGGCCAGCCGCAGCACGCCCTGGGCGGGGAAGCCCGCGCCGCGCACGCTGAACTGGTCCCACAGCCGCCACCGCCCGCCGGGCAGCGCCCGTTCCCCCCGGGCCGGCCCCTCCCGCTCGTCCGCCATCTCAGCCGACCTCCAGCTCCTGCTCGACCACCGACGCGAGGTCGGCGGGGGACGGGTAGGCGAAGACCAGCGCCACCGGCACGTCCACGCCCAGCGTGGCCTGCAGGCGCGCGGTGATCTGGAACGCGGCCAGCGAGTCGCCGCCCGCCTCGAAGAAGTCGCTCTCGGAGTCGAGCGACGGGTTGGCCAGCGCCTCGCGGTAGACGTCGACGACGAGGTCGGTCAGCTCGGTCGCGGTGATGCCGATGGCGGTCATGGTCGGTCTCCTCTGGTGGTGGTGCGGTGGTCGACGTGCGGTGGTGGGACGGCCGAGCCGGCGAAGGCGAGCGCTTCGGCGGTGTTGCCGCCGGACACCACCACCGCGGCCGTCCCGGTGAAGCGCGATCCCAGCGCGCCGGCCAGCGCCACGGCGCCGCTGGGCTCGGCGTGCACGCCCGCCCGGCGCAGCAGCGCCGCGGCGTGCGCGATGGCGTCGTCGGTGACGCCCACGAGGTCGTCGACGCGGTCGGCGATCACCGGCAGCGTCACGGCGCCGGGCCGCTGCCCGCGCAGCCCGTCGGCGATGGTCCGCGACGGCGGCACCGCCACGGGCGAGCCCCGGTCCAGCGAGAGGGCGTAGCGGCGGGCGTCGGCCGGTTCGACGCCGATGACCCGCACCGGCAGGTCCCGCGCCGCCAGGCACACCCCGGCCAGCAGCCCGCCGCCGCCGGTCGGCACGAACAGCGCGTCGACGCCGGGCACGTCCTCGAAGACCTCCACGCCCACCGTGCCCTGGCCCGCGACCACCAGTTCGTGGTCGGAGGACGGCACCAGCCTGGCCCCGGTCGACGCCGCGTGCTCCCGGGCGCGGTGGTCGCGCTCGTCCACGCCGCCCGCCACCTCCAGCACGGTCGCGCCCAGCCCGCGCAGCGCGGCGGCCTTCGCCGGGCTCGCGCCCCCGGCCATGACCACGGTGACCGCGACGCCCAGCGCGCGGCCCAGGGTGGCCACCGCGATGCCGTGGTTGCCGGAGGACCCGGTGACGACCTCGCCGCAGGGCTCGGCCAGCAGGGCGTTGGCCGCGCCGCGGATCTTGAACGACCCGCCGCGCTGGACGTGCTCGGCCTTGAGCAGCACGCCCGGCACGGAGTCGAGCGCCAGCAGGGGTGTGCGCAGCACGTGCCCCTCGATGCGCCGGGCGGCGGCGAGCACGTCGGCCGTGCCCAGCCGGGTGTCGAGGCGGGTCACCGCGCGCTCCCGGCGAGCGCGGCGCGGTCGACCTTGCCGCTGCGGGTGGTGGGGAAGCGGTCCAGGCGGGTGAAGCGCCGGGGCATCAGGTGCGGCGGCAGCGACTCGGCCAGGTGCGCGCGCAGCGCCGTGTCGCGGACCTCCGCCAGCTCGCCGGTGACGTGCGCGACGAGGTAGGCGCCTCGCACCTCGTCGGTGGCCGGGGTGACCGCCGCGCCGGTGACCGCCGGGTGGGTCAGCAGCACCGCCTCCACCTCGGCCGGGTCGACCCGGTGCCCGCGGACCTTGATCTGCCGGTCGTTGCGCCCCAGGTACTCCAGCACGCCGTCCGGCCGCCGCCGCGCCAGGTCGCCGGTGCGGTACAGGCGCGCGCCCGGCTCGCCGCACGGGTCGGGCACGAACCGGGTCGCGGTCAGGGCCGGCCTGCCGGCGTAGCCGCGGGCCACGCCGACGCCGCCGATGTGCACCTCGCCGACCTCGCCGTCCGGCACCGGCCGCAGGTCGCCGCCCAGCAGCCGCACCACCACGCCCGCCAGCGGCGTGCCGACCAGGTCGGCGTCCGCCTCGGGCCGGTCGGGCACCTCGTGGCGGGTGGAGGTCATGGTGCACTCGGTCGGGCCGTACTGGTTGACCAGCCGGCCCGGCACCAGCGCCCGCCCGCCGGCGGCCAGGAACGGGCGCAGCGACTCGCCGCTGGTCGCCACCAGCCGCACGTCCCGCAGCGCCCGCGCCGCGCCGTCCTGGCGGGACAGGAAGGTCAGGAACGATGGGGTGGTGCTCAGGACGGTGTTGACGCCGTAGGTCCGCACCGCCTCGAACAGCTCCTCGGGGCGCAGCAGCGCCGACCGGGGCAGCACCACCAGCCGACCGCCCGCCAGCAGCGGGGCCAGGGTGTCGCGGATCGAGGCGTCGTAGCCCAGCGGCGCCAGCTGCAGCGCCGCGGTGTCCGGGCCGAGGTCGTTGTCCCGCACGGCGGACCGCAGGTAGGCCCGCAGCGAGCGGCGCTCGACCAGCACGGCGTTGGGGACGCCGGTGGACCCGGAGGTGTGGCTGACGTAGGCCAGCGACCGGGGGTCGTGCCGCCCCGCCGGCAGCGGCGCGACGGGGCCGGTGGTCCCGTCCTCGCCGACCAGCACGGTGGGACCGGGAACGGCGAACCGGCCGGCCAGGCCGCGGCTGGTGACCAGCGCCCGCGCGCCTTCCAACAGGGCGGCGGTGCGCAGGGGCGGCAAGTCGGTGTCCACCGTGAGGAACGCGCCCCCGGCCCGCAGCACCGCCGCCATCGCCACCACCGCGTCCGCGCCGCGCTCCAGCGCGATGCCGCACACCACCTCGGGGCCGACGCCGTGGCCGCGCAGCACGCGGGCCAGCCGGTCGGTCCGCCGGGCGAGTTCCCGGTGGGTGAGCACGCCGTCGGGGGTGACGACGGCCGGTCGGTCCGGGTGACCGGCCGCGCTCGTGCCGACCGGGTCCGGGTCGGTCCCGATCAGGTCGGCCGCGCCCACGTCAGTCCCGCCCACGTCAGTCCCGCCCGGTCTGGTCGAAGGCGACGAAGCGCAGCTCGGAGCTGTACTTGGCGCCGGTGTGGTCGGTCAGCCACGCCTGCTCCGGGTTGGGCAGCATCTCCGACACGGTCAGCCGAGCCGAGGGGTCCTCGCGCGCCAGCCGGCGCACCGCCTTGGCCAGCACGTTGACGTAGACCGGGCTGTCGAAGTCGACGTAGAACGGCCGGGGCTCGACGGGGGAGACGACGAAGGCGTAGCGGGGCAGCTCGTGCTCGTCGCGCCACGCCCGCGCCCGCACGAACCGGCGCGACTCGTGCTTCTCGGCGGCGAACTCCAGCGAGTCGGCGGTGAACCGCCAGGACTCGCGGGCGACCACCACGTTGTCCACGGTCACCCGGGGCGAGTGGTCGGCGGCGGCCCGCAGGCTGAACCGGTCCATGATCCGGGCGGTCAGCGCGTTGCCGAACACGTCGATCACCGGGAACACCGCGCCGTCGGGCAGCACCGCGACCAGGTCGCCGTCGCGCTCCTCGACCAGGACGTCCGCGCCCGTCGCGGTGCGCGGGCGGTGCGGGTCGGCGGTGTGGTCGACCATGCCCACCAGGTAGTCCCGCGGCCGGTTGAGCGCCGGGCGGCTGCGGGTGTTCCAGCGCGGCGGCTGCTCCTTGGGCAGCATCGGCAGCAGCCGGGGGCC
This genomic window from Saccharothrix sp. HUAS TT1 contains:
- a CDS encoding acyl carrier protein, which produces MTAIGITATELTDLVVDVYREALANPSLDSESDFFEAGGDSLAAFQITARLQATLGVDVPVALVFAYPSPADLASVVEQELEVG
- a CDS encoding threonine/serine dehydratase, encoding MTRLDTRLGTADVLAAARRIEGHVLRTPLLALDSVPGVLLKAEHVQRGGSFKIRGAANALLAEPCGEVVTGSSGNHGIAVATLGRALGVAVTVVMAGGASPAKAAALRGLGATVLEVAGGVDERDHRAREHAASTGARLVPSSDHELVVAGQGTVGVEVFEDVPGVDALFVPTGGGGLLAGVCLAARDLPVRVIGVEPADARRYALSLDRGSPVAVPPSRTIADGLRGQRPGAVTLPVIADRVDDLVGVTDDAIAHAAALLRRAGVHAEPSGAVALAGALGSRFTGTAAVVVSGGNTAEALAFAGSAVPPPHVDHRTTTRGDRP
- a CDS encoding lantibiotic dehydratase — encoded protein: MADEREGPARGERALPGGRWRLWDQFSVRGAGFPAQGVLRLAPQGLGLAADRFASAKSQRGAEWEVFEAAFEAAAAKAALEMRDIAAGDAFQSAIAWQNRAVLGRAVRPFLEWEPGDGRTSRTRQREELISHYWQRFCVKNDTIGFFGPVGWGRLDDGVDGVEVDPGEGLVAETTVYFASWAIDALARVLGEDPALAPWVAPRRVPFVRVGDGEAALPGCPPKPVAAPLLEVLSLCDGTRSAVAIGEELGRDVTDDLARLESRRYLVRRLEVPAGSHPERALRTWLEGVPAEVAAPGLAALGALELGRGRVARASTPDELVEAMSALEREFEALTDAAAAREKGGSTAPGRALAHSDARRSATVRLGGAVLRELGALEPLLAGAAWLTSSLARRVLAGARRVFDASGPVDLATFWFACMPVLHRDAVADLAELRAEFWRRWADVLDLPAGARDVRLSTAEVSARAAGAFASPGGGWNAARYLSPDVMIAAAGVDAVRRGEFDLVLGELHVAMNTLGASLYLDQHPDRSELVGLTTRDVPGPRLLPLLPKEHRSRLSTRVRQSLVRPEDYCVALVDDTADPHRPRTPRSADVRVELRDDELVAVLPDGAVFPVADVFGHVLTTLVVDGFRVLPEADHTPRVRVGGLVVSRETWRFPVAELGFADAKTEARRFVGARAWRAGHDLPRFVFFTSPAEPRPVFVDFDSPASVTLLAKAARRLARADASARLTVTEMLPTPEQTWLTDDRGEVYTSELRFVLHDTAS
- a CDS encoding amino acid adenylation domain-containing protein, yielding MGGTDVGAADLIGTDPDPVGTSAAGHPDRPAVVTPDGVLTHRELARRTDRLARVLRGHGVGPEVVCGIALERGADAVVAMAAVLRAGGAFLTVDTDLPPLRTAALLEGARALVTSRGLAGRFAVPGPTVLVGEDGTTGPVAPLPAGRHDPRSLAYVSHTSGSTGVPNAVLVERRSLRAYLRSAVRDNDLGPDTAALQLAPLGYDASIRDTLAPLLAGGRLVVLPRSALLRPEELFEAVRTYGVNTVLSTTPSFLTFLSRQDGAARALRDVRLVATSGESLRPFLAAGGRALVPGRLVNQYGPTECTMTSTRHEVPDRPEADADLVGTPLAGVVVRLLGGDLRPVPDGEVGEVHIGGVGVARGYAGRPALTATRFVPDPCGEPGARLYRTGDLARRRPDGVLEYLGRNDRQIKVRGHRVDPAEVEAVLLTHPAVTGAAVTPATDEVRGAYLVAHVTGELAEVRDTALRAHLAESLPPHLMPRRFTRLDRFPTTRSGKVDRAALAGSAR